The following nucleotide sequence is from archaeon BMS3Bbin15.
AAAGGCCTGTGAAGAGGCAAAGGCTGATGCCATTGTGGCTATAAATACAATAAAGGCAATGAGTATAAATATCGATGCAAGGAGACCTGTTCTTGGAAACAAAGTGGGTGGTATCTCCGGAAAATGTATCAAATCCATAGCTGTACGCTGTGTTTATGAAATAGCAAGTGAGGTTTCAATACCGGTTATAGGATGCGGAGGTATTCTCACTGGAGAAGATGCTCTTGAGTTTATAATGGCCGGGGCAGAGGCTGTGCAGATAGGCACGGGTGTTTTATTAAGGGGTATCTCGGTTTTCAGGAAGGTTTCTCTGGAGATGAAGGAATTTATGGAGGAAAGAGAATTCGAACTTGAAGATATAAGAGGGGTTGCATTGAGGTGAGATTTGAGGAGATTGAGAAGAAACTATCTCCTGTGCACAGAATTCTGCTTACAACAGACGGCTCAGTAACAAGAGTGCTGGAAGCTCTTTTTGGTCAGGTGGAGGTGGAGACAGAGCTTCAGAAGGTTATAAAGGCAGGTGAGAGAGTTGCCAGTCTTCTTGAGATTCATAAGGGCAACAAGGTGAATCTGAGGGTTGTCATTCTCAGAGCCGGTGAAATCAATACTGCCTATGCAGTATCATTGACTCCTGTGGAGAGAATAGAGCCGGAATTCAGGGGATATATTATGAAAGAGGATATCCCTATAGGCAGAATAATGAGAAAACTTAAAATTGAATCAAGACGTGAGCTCAGGAATTATTCAGTTGTTAAGGCAGGAAAGAAACTCTCCAGAATTTTCAGAATTTCTCCTGGTGAAGCTGTGCTTAGAAGAAATTATAATATTATAAGAGAAGGAAAGATTATGATGAACATTACTGAGTTCTTTCCATGTTCTCTCTATAGATTTAATAAAAAATAGGGGGATAGAGAGCTTCGCCTCTATTCCACATGCACTCTGAATAGGTCGATATCACCCGGCTCTTTTGGAAGTTCCCTGCTCAGAACATCCAGGAAATCTATGGTGGATTTCCTTACGTCTTTGCTCTGGGTTATATATCTTCCAACTATGAGTATATCCGCACCATTTTTCAGTGCTTCAGATGCAGTCTGGGGAGTTATACCTCCGGCAACAGCAATGAGTATCTTCTCACCTTTGAATTCCTCTTTTATCATTCTTACCCATTTCCAGCGCTGGTCCTCTTCACTCTCAGCATCTATAGCTCTGTGCAGAATTACAACATCCGGAAGTTCCTTGATGCTTTTCAGCCTGTCCAGGGGAGATTCTACATTGAGCATATCCACAACAGCATAAATGCCAAGCCTTCTTGCTTCATATATAAATTTGTCTATGGTTTGAGACGTAGCAAGGCCGCTTACAACTACAGCATCTGCTGTTTCATCATAGGCTAAATCAACCTCAATCTTGCCAACATCGAGAGTTTTGAGGTCAGCAATAAATAAAGAGTCTTTTGCAACCTCACGGAGGTCATTTATAACTTTTGTTCCATAACGCTTGAGTAG
It contains:
- the ubiC gene encoding chorismate pyruvate-lyase; the protein is MRFEEIEKKLSPVHRILLTTDGSVTRVLEALFGQVEVETELQKVIKAGERVASLLEIHKGNKVNLRVVILRAGEINTAYAVSLTPVERIEPEFRGYIMKEDIPIGRIMRKLKIESRRELRNYSVVKAGKKLSRIFRISPGEAVLRRNYNIIREGKIMMNITEFFPCSLYRFNKK